The Megasphaera stantonii genome includes a window with the following:
- a CDS encoding 4Fe-4S dicluster domain-containing protein gives MYKHVKVDPVLCIGCNTCMAACVVSHTGKRIFSMEPDSYDFTPRIRIVRTSDVTKPIHCMQCANPQCMAACPFNCIFFGERTIVIDEDACRGCGKCARACPFGAITMTRIVHGNTQGRSFRLVALKCDLCANTIKGTPACIDACPTEALSLFEPPPPRKKKKNT, from the coding sequence ATGTATAAACACGTCAAAGTCGACCCGGTTCTATGCATTGGCTGCAATACCTGCATGGCCGCCTGCGTCGTCAGCCATACGGGCAAGCGCATCTTTTCCATGGAGCCGGACAGCTACGATTTTACGCCGCGCATCCGCATCGTGCGCACCAGCGACGTCACCAAGCCCATCCACTGTATGCAGTGCGCCAATCCGCAATGCATGGCAGCCTGCCCCTTCAACTGCATCTTTTTCGGCGAGCGCACTATCGTCATCGACGAGGACGCCTGCCGGGGCTGCGGCAAATGTGCCCGGGCCTGCCCATTCGGGGCCATTACGATGACCCGAATCGTCCACGGCAACACCCAGGGCCGGTCCTTCCGCCTGGTGGCCTTAAAATGTGACCTCTGCGCCAATACGATCAAAGGGACGCCGGCCTGTATCGACGCCTGCCCGACGGAAGCTCTCTCCCTGTTTGAGCCGCCGCCTCCCCGCAAAAAGAAAAAGAACACCTGA
- a CDS encoding molybdopterin molybdotransferase MoeA produces MNALTLAEAAALWRGILAHTTHTIEYVPPDTAWGRIAAADICAAHPYPPYRKSPFDGYALCLNGKERSYEVVATIGAGEHYDEPVLPGQAVRLMTGCAVPRSCQAVVMQEAVRRQGKRIELTTIPLPEDNIIPIGEECLSGEVLLSQGTYLTSGAVSVAVAMGNTAIPVYKDVRVLLVTSGRELVMAGQERQYGQIYNSNAYLFQQLLRNEGIRSAAFCHVSDAPERLASEIERVRELAADADLILSTGGVSVGLYDTMPQLFQHLGARELYRRIAMRPGSASYGGLIERKGGNAVPVLGLSGNPSAAFNAFHLLAVPVLRQLRGEKRGDFPVVTCRLNGNLTKENPVDRFVQGRLSFAQGQPVFTPNHVVTSSALLGLKAANALALRPKHSPPLTNGAEVPVLLLRRI; encoded by the coding sequence ATGAACGCCCTCACGCTGGCCGAAGCCGCCGCCCTCTGGCGCGGCATACTGGCTCATACGACGCATACAATAGAATACGTCCCACCCGATACGGCCTGGGGCCGCATTGCCGCCGCCGACATCTGCGCGGCTCATCCCTATCCGCCCTATCGGAAATCGCCCTTCGACGGGTACGCCCTCTGCCTGAACGGAAAGGAACGGTCCTACGAGGTCGTCGCCACCATCGGCGCCGGCGAGCACTATGACGAGCCCGTCCTTCCCGGACAAGCCGTGCGCCTCATGACGGGCTGCGCCGTGCCGCGCAGCTGTCAGGCCGTCGTCATGCAGGAGGCCGTCCGCCGTCAGGGAAAGAGGATTGAATTGACGACCATTCCCCTGCCGGAAGACAATATCATTCCCATCGGCGAGGAATGCCTGTCCGGCGAGGTGCTTCTATCCCAGGGAACGTACCTGACAAGCGGAGCCGTATCGGTCGCCGTCGCCATGGGAAATACGGCGATTCCCGTGTACAAAGACGTCCGGGTGCTCCTCGTCACGTCGGGGCGGGAACTCGTCATGGCCGGCCAAGAGCGTCAGTACGGCCAGATATACAACTCCAACGCTTATCTGTTTCAGCAGCTGCTGCGCAACGAAGGAATTCGCAGCGCCGCCTTCTGCCACGTCAGCGACGCGCCGGAAAGGCTGGCGTCAGAAATAGAGCGGGTACGGGAGCTGGCTGCCGACGCCGACCTGATCCTGTCGACAGGCGGCGTTTCCGTCGGATTGTACGACACCATGCCTCAGCTCTTTCAGCATCTGGGAGCCAGAGAGCTATACCGGCGCATCGCTATGCGGCCCGGCTCGGCGTCGTACGGCGGCCTCATCGAACGAAAGGGCGGCAACGCCGTGCCCGTCCTGGGACTGTCGGGAAATCCTTCAGCAGCATTCAACGCCTTTCATCTCCTGGCCGTCCCGGTGCTGCGGCAGCTCCGCGGCGAAAAGCGCGGCGATTTCCCCGTCGTAACCTGCCGGCTGAACGGAAATTTGACGAAGGAAAATCCTGTAGACCGATTCGTCCAGGGACGCCTTTCCTTTGCACAAGGCCAGCCGGTATTCACGCCGAACCACGTCGTCACGTCCAGCGCCCTCTTAGGGCTAAAGGCGGCAAACGCCCTGGCCCTGCGCCCCAAACACTCGCCGCCACTGACCAATGGAGCGGAAGTTCCCGTCCTGCTGCTGCGGCGAATATAA
- a CDS encoding formate dehydrogenase accessory sulfurtransferase FdhD has product MVSDEIAWDLWLNDCCVRHMTSSPHELDVLAVGYCLQQGLIKDGQAVRAFYENRGVSVAVVGIKPTLASKRRPMTVTVERLCSYGTLLDELSAAHHMTHGVHEGALVQDGVVLAYAEDVSRYNVLDRLAGEVYLRNIDTSQAVLVFSGRVPQQVAEKASVLGVSCIASRAMATSAGIEAAARLGLTLVCALRSDSFRVFAHEERIIVK; this is encoded by the coding sequence ATGGTTTCCGATGAAATCGCCTGGGATCTATGGCTGAATGACTGCTGCGTGAGGCATATGACGTCGTCGCCTCATGAGCTGGACGTATTAGCCGTCGGGTATTGCCTGCAGCAGGGCTTGATAAAAGACGGGCAGGCCGTTCGCGCCTTTTATGAAAATCGCGGCGTATCTGTTGCCGTCGTCGGCATTAAACCGACCTTGGCGAGCAAGCGGCGGCCCATGACTGTTACGGTCGAACGATTATGCTCGTACGGCACACTGCTGGACGAATTATCGGCGGCTCATCATATGACTCACGGCGTCCATGAAGGGGCTCTCGTGCAGGATGGAGTGGTCCTGGCCTATGCAGAAGACGTAAGCCGGTATAACGTGCTGGACCGTTTGGCCGGCGAAGTATATCTCCGCAACATAGATACGTCGCAGGCTGTCTTGGTATTCAGCGGCCGCGTGCCGCAGCAGGTGGCGGAAAAGGCCAGCGTCCTCGGCGTATCGTGCATCGCCTCGCGGGCCATGGCGACGAGCGCCGGCATCGAAGCGGCGGCACGGCTGGGCCTTACGCTGGTCTGTGCCTTGCGGAGCGATTCGTTCCGCGTCTTTGCTCATGAAGAACGCATTATTGTTAAATAG
- the yqeB gene encoding selenium-dependent molybdenum cofactor biosynthesis protein YqeB translates to MKDKLVIVRGGGDIATGTIQALHRAGFSLLVLEVADPSAIRRQVALSEAVYDETASIEDLTARLCRSGKAIEKAWSKGEVPVVIDPKGRSIAELQPWAVVDAILAKRNLGTNKDMARHVVALGPGFMAGVDADAVIETMRGHDLGRIILEGQAKANTGVPGLIGGYGKERVIHSPAAGRFYGLVRIGSIVEKRRPLGVITKEALPEGYVPSLDDGVPVLASLTGLVRGLIRDSYPVIEGFKIADIDPRQEEVKNCFTISDKSRCIGGAVVTALLWLEGRKRQETGHEG, encoded by the coding sequence ATGAAAGATAAACTCGTTATTGTCCGCGGCGGCGGCGACATTGCGACCGGAACAATCCAGGCTTTGCATCGGGCTGGATTTTCCCTCTTAGTGTTGGAAGTGGCCGACCCGTCGGCGATTCGGCGGCAAGTCGCCTTGTCGGAAGCCGTATATGATGAAACGGCGTCTATCGAAGACCTTACGGCCCGTCTTTGCCGCAGCGGCAAGGCTATCGAGAAGGCTTGGAGCAAGGGCGAAGTCCCGGTTGTCATCGACCCTAAGGGCCGCTCTATTGCGGAGCTGCAGCCCTGGGCCGTCGTCGACGCTATTTTAGCGAAACGCAATCTTGGTACGAATAAAGACATGGCGCGCCATGTCGTCGCTTTGGGGCCAGGCTTTATGGCCGGCGTCGATGCAGATGCCGTTATCGAGACGATGAGAGGCCACGATTTAGGACGCATCATATTGGAAGGGCAGGCCAAAGCCAACACGGGCGTGCCGGGGCTGATCGGCGGCTATGGAAAAGAACGGGTCATCCACAGTCCGGCGGCGGGCCGCTTTTACGGTCTCGTCCGCATCGGAAGCATAGTCGAAAAAAGGCGGCCTCTGGGAGTTATTACGAAGGAAGCTTTGCCTGAGGGATATGTCCCGAGTCTGGATGACGGAGTACCTGTGCTGGCGTCTTTGACGGGATTGGTTCGCGGCTTGATTCGAGATTCCTATCCTGTCATCGAAGGCTTTAAAATCGCCGATATTGACCCGCGGCAGGAGGAAGTGAAAAATTGCTTTACCATTTCTGACAAGTCCCGCTGTATCGGCGGCGCCGTCGTGACGGCCTTGTTATGGCTGGAAGGGCGGAAAAGGCAGGAGACGGGACATGAGGGGTAA